In the Streptomyces sp. NBC_00193 genome, GAGCGAGGTCTCGCGGCTGCTGGCGGGGTACGGGGCGGTCGTCGTGGACGCCGACCGGATCGCGCGGGAGGTCGTGGAGCCGGGTACGCCCGGGCTCGCGGCGGTGGTGGCCGCCTTCGGGGAGTCCGTACTGACCCCGGAGGGCGGGCTGGACCGGCCCAAGCTGGGGTCGATCGTGTTCGCCGACCCCGAGAAGCTGCGGATCCTCAACGGGATCGTGCACCCGCTGGTCGGGGCCCGGTCCGCCGAGCTGGAAGCCGCCGCGGGGGCCGACGCCATCGTGGTGCACGACGTACCGCTGCTCGCGGAGAACGGGCTCGCGCCGCTGTACGACCTGGTCGTCGTCGTGGACGCGGCGCCCGCCACCCAGCTGACCCGGCTCACGGCCCTGCGGGGCATGGAGGAGTCGGAAGCCCGCGCCCGGATGGCCGCGCAGGCCACGCGGGAACAGCGGCTGGCCGTGGCCACGCTCGTGATCGACAACGACGGGCCGCTGGAGGCGCTGGAGCCGCAGGTGCGCAAGGTGTGGGATGAGCTCACCGCGCGGGCGGCGGGGCCTGATGCGGGGGCGTGACGTGTTCACGGAATAGCGGGCGGTGCGGGGGGCGTTGAACGCGCCTGTAGAGGGAAGGAACAGACCGTGTCCGACACCACGCCGCAGCTCCCGCCGCCGTCGCGGTCCTCGTCGCCCGAGACGCACGTCATCGACTACCGGGCCGCGGAGCAGCTCCTCGCAGCGCGCGACCCGCGCGGTGCGGTGAAGTTGCTCGACTCGGTCATAGCCGCCCACCCGGAGAACACGGCGGCCCGGCTGCTGCGCGCCCGGGCCTTCTTCGCCGCCGCCCAATTGCGGCCGGCGGAGCTGGAGTTCGAGATCGTGTTGGAGCGGGAGCCGGACAACGCGTTCGCCCACTTCGCGCTGGCCCGCACCCACGAGCGCGCCGGCCGGCCGGACCAGGCCCGCAAGCACTTCCGCCTCGCGGCCGCCCTGGACCCCCAGCCGGACTACCTGGCGGCGGCCCGCTTCGAGAAGTAGCCCGGCCTAGTGGCCGGGGGGCTCGTACGGGGGGATGTCGCGCCCCGGCTGGTAGTGCGGGCCCTGGTGGATGTGGCGGAGCACCACGGCCAGGTCCACGGCCGCGAGCACGGCGACGGCGGCGCAGGCCGCGGCCCATCCGGGCCGGGCGGCGAGCGAGAACG is a window encoding:
- the coaE gene encoding dephospho-CoA kinase codes for the protein MLKVGLTGGIGAGKSEVSRLLAGYGAVVVDADRIAREVVEPGTPGLAAVVAAFGESVLTPEGGLDRPKLGSIVFADPEKLRILNGIVHPLVGARSAELEAAAGADAIVVHDVPLLAENGLAPLYDLVVVVDAAPATQLTRLTALRGMEESEARARMAAQATREQRLAVATLVIDNDGPLEALEPQVRKVWDELTARAAGPDAGA
- a CDS encoding DUF6343 family protein; its protein translation is MAVRTGNEPVTARSALRLRFWLSLWGMVWSGAGAAAFSLAARPGWAAACAAVAVLAAVDLAVVLRHIHQGPHYQPGRDIPPYEPPGH
- a CDS encoding tetratricopeptide repeat protein, whose amino-acid sequence is MSDTTPQLPPPSRSSSPETHVIDYRAAEQLLAARDPRGAVKLLDSVIAAHPENTAARLLRARAFFAAAQLRPAELEFEIVLEREPDNAFAHFALARTHERAGRPDQARKHFRLAAALDPQPDYLAAARFEK